The DNA segment GATTCAAAGCGCGGTTGAATCGTTCTTACAGAATAGGTATCGCATATGCCTATTTGAGAGCACGACATCCTGAGTTGCAAATTAATCGATTTGAGCCAGTCAAAAGCCGATTGGGTGGACAGGCTCTGGAGATGGTTTGCCTTGCCGCCGCGCGTTTGATGGAACCATTCGACAACGGCAAGGGGGTTCCTATTAAACCGCTTGCCTTGGTCTATGATTTAGGCTTGCAGACGGCGACAAAAAGAGGCATCGCTGATTATGGTGCCCGGCGCGGAAAATTAGTTTCGGGATTTATCCGGCTCCAATCGCCATAATCTTTTCATACACTGAAGAGCGTTTGCTGATGAAACCAATATTATTAAATCTGATTCGCGCATATCATAGCAGAATCCTGCTTTTGCTGTTGCTAACTGTGGGTCTCGAAATTCTGATATTGATTGCCTTCAATGGCTTGGGCATAAATTCCGCGCCGACTAAAGACGAAGCTTCATATAGCCTTCTGGCTGAAAACCTTTTAGATCATCATAGATTTTCCTGGGTTAACGAACCACCTTATGAACCAATCATTAATGTGACACCCGGTTATCCGCTTTTTCTCGCATTGATCTATTTGCTCGGTTGGCGTGCTCAGGTGCCGGTTTTGATTGTTCAATTTGTATTATTAGCAACCACTGGCTGGTTACTGTATCTTTTAGCCGCTCGTTTTGTGAATCGTCGCGCGGCTGTAATTGCGGCGTTACTCTGTGTTACCTATCCGCCGCTGGTGTTCATCGCAACCTACAGGTTGACTGAGATATTTGCGACTTTTCTGGCTGTCGGTTTGATTCTGCTTTTAGAACTCAGCTTGGCTCATCCGAAAAGACAATTGCAAATCGCGCTGCTGATTGGGGGGACAGCCGGCATCCTGATTTTAGTGCGACCTTCCTTTGGCTTGGTTGCAATTTTTCCATTAATTGTTTATTTGCTTCACAAAAAAATTGTCCCGTGGCAACGGCGAATCGCGATGATAGCGCTTCTAACGCTGGGTATATCAATGTGCGTAGGGCCTTGGTTACTCAGGAATTTTCTCGTATCAAACAGAGTAGTTTTAAGTTCGATTGCGGGTTGGAGTTTCTTAATCTCAGCGCAACAGTATGCGCAGGAGAGAAATTTTCAACTGACCGGTGAAGACTGGGCGGAAATCATTTCAGAAAACGACGCCCGCCGGCATCAGGTAGAGAGTGAATTGCACCCGGCATCGATCATTCAGGAAGAGATAGCCATGAATGAGAGGTATTCAACCGAGGCAATTGATAAATTACAACAGGTGGGCACCCTCCGAATGATTGCAGGGTTGCCCTCGCGCCTACTGGCGATATGGGGTGTGGGTGATTCGCTTATACGACGCTTTCACAAAATTGCTTATGTCAATTATGCAGGTTTGATTTTGCTGTTAATTCCGGGCATCTTTTTTTGCAGAAAGCATATCTTCAAGCACTGGGCGTTGTGGATTATTCCTCTTTATCTGACAGTTATTCATCT comes from the Acidobacteriota bacterium genome and includes:
- a CDS encoding glycosyltransferase family 39 protein, which translates into the protein MKPILLNLIRAYHSRILLLLLLTVGLEILILIAFNGLGINSAPTKDEASYSLLAENLLDHHRFSWVNEPPYEPIINVTPGYPLFLALIYLLGWRAQVPVLIVQFVLLATTGWLLYLLAARFVNRRAAVIAALLCVTYPPLVFIATYRLTEIFATFLAVGLILLLELSLAHPKRQLQIALLIGGTAGILILVRPSFGLVAIFPLIVYLLHKKIVPWQRRIAMIALLTLGISMCVGPWLLRNFLVSNRVVLSSIAGWSFLISAQQYAQERNFQLTGEDWAEIISENDARRHQVESELHPASIIQEEIAMNERYSTEAIDKLQQVGTLRMIAGLPSRLLAIWGVGDSLIRRFHKIAYVNYAGLILLLIPGIFFCRKHIFKHWALWIIPLYLTVIHLVFHVETRYSFPGRPFLLIYAGVTLDYAFNRLESMRTNPFRESSDSLKQWSSN